One stretch of Haladaptatus sp. R4 DNA includes these proteins:
- the purL gene encoding phosphoribosylformylglycinamidine synthase subunit PurL produces MSLDDSDRELVVAELGRDPTSAEEALFENLWSEHCAYRSSRPLLSAFESESDDVVIGPGDDAAVVELPSADADSTYITMGIESHNHPSYVDPYDGAATGVGGIVRDTLSMGAYPIALADSLYFGGFDREHSRYLLEGVVEGIADYGNSIGVPTVTGSTQFHEDYEGNPLVNVACVGLLPAERLITAEAQEPGNKLLLVGNSTGRDGLGGASFASEDLGEDAETEDRPAVQVGDPYTEKLLIEANEELVDGQLVESARDLGAAGLGGASSELVAKGELGADIELGRVHQREPNMNAMEILLAESQERMVYEVRPENVEAVSEIAEKYDLGCTVIGDVTDGNYVCEFEGETVVDVPAEFLGDGAPMNDLPSEAPTQPERDLPDADVREAFEAVVGSPNCASKSWVYRQYDHEVQTRTSVLPGDDSAVLAIRRAELGLAFSSGANPNWTTTAPYDGSRAVALENATNLAAKGATPLAAVDCLNGGNPEKPDVYGGFKGIVDGLADMCSELDVPVVGGNVSLYNDSPSGPIPPTPTLAMTGTTEEYDAPPTELTGDGTLLLVGEPAAELGGSEYLAQVGGSDRFPTLPENASERLATLRDVVTGDAALAVHDVSDGGLAVTLAEMVSDDAGATVSLDDVDAHESLFSELPGRAVVETTDPDAVVEAFDGVAPVTELGQANDSGTLQIDADGEGLRYTADEIAELRNVLVRELE; encoded by the coding sequence ATGAGTTTGGACGACTCCGACCGAGAGTTGGTCGTCGCGGAACTCGGCCGCGACCCGACATCGGCCGAGGAAGCGCTATTCGAGAACCTCTGGAGTGAACACTGTGCGTATCGGTCGTCGCGGCCCCTGCTGTCGGCGTTCGAGTCCGAGAGCGACGACGTCGTCATCGGGCCGGGTGACGACGCCGCCGTGGTCGAACTTCCGTCGGCCGACGCCGACTCCACTTACATCACGATGGGTATCGAGAGCCACAACCACCCGTCCTACGTGGATCCGTACGACGGCGCGGCGACGGGCGTTGGCGGCATCGTCCGCGACACGCTGTCGATGGGTGCGTACCCCATCGCGCTCGCGGACAGCCTCTACTTCGGCGGCTTCGACCGCGAACATTCGCGTTATCTGCTGGAAGGCGTCGTGGAAGGTATCGCCGACTACGGCAACTCCATCGGCGTGCCGACGGTGACGGGGAGCACGCAGTTCCACGAGGACTACGAGGGGAACCCGCTCGTCAACGTGGCCTGCGTCGGACTGCTTCCCGCGGAGCGTCTCATCACGGCCGAGGCGCAGGAACCGGGCAACAAACTCCTGCTCGTCGGCAACTCGACGGGCCGTGACGGACTCGGCGGCGCGAGTTTCGCCAGCGAGGACCTCGGCGAGGACGCGGAGACGGAGGACCGCCCGGCGGTGCAGGTCGGCGACCCGTACACTGAAAAACTGCTCATCGAGGCGAACGAGGAACTCGTTGACGGCCAACTGGTCGAATCCGCACGCGACCTCGGCGCGGCGGGACTCGGCGGCGCGTCGAGCGAACTGGTGGCGAAGGGCGAACTCGGGGCCGACATCGAACTCGGTCGCGTCCACCAGCGCGAACCGAACATGAACGCGATGGAAATCCTGCTCGCCGAATCCCAAGAGCGCATGGTGTACGAGGTGCGTCCCGAGAACGTCGAAGCGGTCTCGGAAATCGCCGAGAAGTACGACCTCGGTTGCACCGTCATCGGAGACGTGACCGACGGCAACTACGTCTGCGAGTTCGAGGGCGAGACGGTCGTGGACGTGCCCGCCGAGTTCCTCGGTGACGGCGCGCCGATGAACGACCTCCCGTCGGAAGCGCCGACTCAGCCCGAGCGCGACCTGCCGGACGCCGACGTGCGCGAAGCGTTCGAGGCGGTCGTCGGGTCGCCCAACTGCGCGAGCAAGTCGTGGGTGTACCGCCAGTACGACCACGAAGTCCAGACGCGGACCTCGGTGTTGCCGGGCGACGACTCGGCCGTCCTCGCGATTCGCCGCGCCGAACTCGGTCTCGCGTTCTCGTCCGGCGCGAACCCCAACTGGACGACGACGGCACCCTACGACGGTTCCCGTGCGGTCGCGCTCGAAAACGCGACGAACCTCGCCGCCAAGGGCGCGACGCCGCTCGCCGCGGTCGATTGCCTGAACGGCGGCAATCCCGAGAAACCGGACGTGTACGGCGGGTTCAAGGGCATCGTGGACGGTCTCGCCGACATGTGTTCCGAACTCGACGTGCCGGTCGTCGGCGGGAACGTTTCGCTGTACAACGACTCGCCGAGCGGCCCGATTCCGCCGACGCCGACGCTGGCGATGACGGGGACGACGGAGGAGTACGACGCACCGCCGACGGAACTCACAGGTGACGGGACCCTGTTGCTCGTCGGCGAACCCGCCGCCGAACTCGGTGGTTCCGAATACCTCGCGCAGGTCGGCGGGAGCGACCGCTTCCCGACGCTTCCGGAGAACGCGAGCGAACGCCTCGCCACCCTCCGCGATGTCGTCACGGGAGACGCCGCCCTCGCCGTCCACGACGTGAGCGACGGCGGTCTCGCGGTAACGCTCGCCGAGATGGTGTCGGACGATGCGGGGGCGACGGTTTCGCTCGACGACGTCGACGCCCACGAGTCGCTGTTCAGCGAACTCCCCGGTCGTGCCGTGGTCGAGACGACCGATCCGGACGCCGTCGTCGAAGCCTTCGACGGCGTCGCCCCGGTCACCGAACTCGGACAGGCGAACGACTCCGGAACGCTCCAAATCGACGCCGATGGCGAGGGTCTCCGCTACACGGCGGACGAAATCGCAGAGCTACGGAACGTCCTCGTCCGGGAACTGGAATAA
- a CDS encoding asparagine synthase C-terminal domain-containing protein, with translation MQGASTDVVRRAIDTAAALPGGNGFAGEVDGRLVRDVLGRYPLFSEEDDPTTWSYDPTDLDSPNSVPAGCARTITDEIGDDGNDDQRLWDLPSPEPFEDEADAVSAIREAIEGSLGDVSGDGLAVAFSGGVDSAVVASAFDYPLYVAGFRDSHDVEAARTAADLMDRDLRIVDVSHEDIERAVPEVARAIGRTNAMDVQIALPLYLTAERARADGYDRLAVGQGADELFGGYEKVARADHRVEAETVRGAARETIRTLAQQLPRDILTLRAAGVEPVAPLLDDRVVREALRLPGSMLVSDDVRKWTFRRSARAFVPDEIATRDKKAVQYGSLVARELDRLARQAGYKRRMDDHVTKYVRSRLESTDQ, from the coding sequence ATGCAGGGGGCATCGACCGACGTCGTTCGTCGCGCTATCGACACGGCCGCCGCGCTTCCAGGCGGTAACGGGTTTGCAGGCGAGGTGGACGGGCGTCTCGTCCGCGACGTGCTGGGTCGCTATCCACTGTTCTCCGAGGAGGATGACCCGACGACGTGGAGTTACGACCCGACCGACCTCGACTCGCCAAACTCGGTTCCGGCGGGTTGTGCCCGGACGATAACCGACGAAATCGGTGACGACGGGAACGACGACCAGCGACTGTGGGACCTCCCCAGTCCGGAACCGTTCGAGGACGAGGCGGATGCCGTTTCCGCGATTCGGGAGGCCATCGAGGGAAGCCTCGGCGACGTGTCCGGCGACGGTCTCGCCGTCGCGTTCTCGGGCGGGGTCGATTCCGCCGTCGTCGCCAGCGCGTTCGACTACCCGCTGTACGTCGCTGGCTTCCGCGACAGTCACGACGTGGAGGCCGCCCGCACCGCGGCCGACCTGATGGACCGTGATCTACGGATCGTCGATGTCTCACACGAGGACATCGAGCGTGCGGTTCCCGAAGTCGCTCGCGCCATCGGTCGGACCAATGCGATGGACGTGCAGATAGCGTTACCCCTCTATCTGACCGCCGAGCGAGCGCGGGCGGACGGCTACGACCGACTCGCGGTGGGACAGGGCGCGGACGAACTGTTCGGCGGCTACGAGAAGGTCGCCCGCGCGGACCACCGCGTCGAGGCGGAGACGGTACGCGGTGCGGCCCGCGAGACGATTCGAACGCTCGCCCAACAGTTGCCGCGGGACATCCTCACGCTCCGTGCCGCTGGCGTGGAACCCGTCGCACCGCTTCTCGACGACCGCGTCGTCCGGGAAGCGCTTCGGCTACCGGGGTCGATGCTCGTTTCGGACGACGTCCGAAAGTGGACGTTCAGACGGTCCGCTCGGGCGTTCGTTCCGGACGAAATCGCAACACGGGACAAGAAGGCGGTGCAGTACGGCAGCCTGGTCGCGCGTGAACTCGACCGCCTCGCGCGGCAGGCGGGCTACAAACGACGAATGGACGATCACGTGACGAAGTACGTTCGCTCCCGTCTCGAATCGACCGATCAGTAA
- a CDS encoding NUDIX hydrolase, translated as METTRHFTATTYVVNDGECLLHDHERLGMLLPPGGHLDRDELPRDAALRETREETGLEVTLLEPETSVTADFGRELAPAEHTMLYDVDAFDGEVAHQHIDFVYYGEAASRDLAPDDDERATDCWRWFSPDDLRTHDELTEEVATLGIEAIERVESRQ; from the coding sequence ATGGAGACGACGCGCCACTTCACCGCGACCACGTACGTCGTGAACGACGGCGAGTGCTTGCTTCACGACCACGAACGGCTCGGGATGCTTCTCCCGCCCGGCGGTCACCTGGATCGGGACGAACTGCCGCGCGATGCGGCCCTGCGCGAAACCCGCGAGGAGACCGGGTTGGAGGTGACACTGCTCGAACCCGAAACGAGCGTGACGGCCGACTTCGGTCGGGAACTCGCGCCCGCGGAACACACCATGCTCTACGACGTCGATGCGTTCGACGGAGAAGTCGCCCACCAACACATCGACTTCGTCTACTATGGTGAAGCGGCAAGCCGCGACCTCGCCCCCGACGACGACGAACGAGCGACCGACTGCTGGCGGTGGTTCTCGCCGGACGACCTTCGGACGCACGACGAACTGACCGAGGAAGTGGCCACGCTCGGCATCGAGGCCATCGAACGCGTCGAGTCGCGGCAGTAG
- a CDS encoding S-adenosyl-l-methionine hydroxide adenosyltransferase family protein: MITLSSDFGTPYPAAMKGVLLQHSDARLVDIAHDFPRQDVRTTAFWLREVVPYFPPAVHLVVVDPGVGTDRAALAVRSGGHALVGPDNGVLLPVARELAESEQSDADGFEVFRVSYEDADSATFHGRDVFAPAAARIHEAGIDDFEPLDDIEPAEAFEDLRFPKPTVEDDKAVGELLVVDDFGNAITNVPGDFLDGVGELSINGQSAPVEPSYAHVEPGERLVTVGSHGNVELAVNEGRGDEAFGVSASHEIRLEK, translated from the coding sequence ATGATAACCCTCTCGTCCGATTTCGGCACGCCGTACCCGGCGGCGATGAAGGGCGTTTTGCTCCAGCACAGTGACGCGCGTCTCGTGGACATCGCCCACGATTTCCCGCGACAGGACGTTCGGACGACCGCGTTCTGGCTTCGGGAAGTCGTCCCCTATTTTCCGCCCGCCGTCCACCTCGTCGTCGTCGACCCCGGTGTCGGTACCGACCGCGCGGCGCTCGCGGTTCGATCAGGGGGCCACGCCCTCGTCGGCCCGGACAACGGCGTTCTGCTTCCGGTCGCCCGCGAACTCGCCGAGTCGGAACAGTCCGACGCCGACGGGTTCGAAGTCTTCCGCGTTTCCTACGAGGACGCGGACAGCGCGACCTTCCACGGACGGGACGTGTTCGCGCCCGCCGCCGCGAGGATTCACGAGGCGGGAATCGACGACTTCGAACCCCTCGACGATATCGAACCCGCGGAAGCGTTCGAGGACCTCCGGTTCCCGAAACCGACAGTGGAGGACGACAAGGCGGTCGGCGAACTGCTCGTCGTGGACGACTTCGGGAACGCCATCACGAACGTTCCGGGCGACTTTCTCGACGGTGTTGGCGAACTCTCGATCAACGGCCAGTCCGCGCCGGTCGAACCCTCCTACGCCCACGTCGAACCCGGCGAGCGACTCGTGACCGTCGGCAGCCACGGAAACGTCGAACTCGCGGTCAACGAGGGACGCGGCGACGAGGCGTTCGGCGTCTCCGCGAGCCACGAGATACGGTTGGAGAAATGA